GCAGCCCCCGTTCCTTCTCCGGTCCGGCCTCCGGCCGTTCCGTCTCGCCCACGAGCTCGATCCCGTCCGCGTCGGCTTCCAGGGTCGGGCCGCGCCAGACCTCCAGGATGCCGCGCACGCGCACGCGCCGGCCTTCGAGCAAGGCCGCACTCAAACCACGCGCGCGCACCATTCGCCAAGTGCGTTTCGATACCGTGACCGTGAGTGCGTCCGATCCGCGGGCGCCGAAATCGATGTAGGTGCGGGCGCTGCGCTCGCCGACGCGGCGCACGTCGCCCTCCACGATCGCGAAGCGTCCGGCCAGCGCCCGGAGCGCCGGCCCGTCCGTGGCGACCGGAATCGGCTCCCGCCACAGGCCGACGCGCCGCGCCCGCGCAGAGGCCTCGACGACGCGCAGCGCCGGGCGGCAGAGCGAATCAGCCTCGCCGGACTCCGCGAAGGCGAGGCCCGACGCGATCAGGCCGCCCGCGAGATCCTCGTCGCCCTCCGCGAGCTGGATGTCGGCCCGCTGCCGGTCCCAGCGGTCGGGCTGCCCGCGCGGCACCACCGCGACCCGGGCGCCCCGCCGCCCGTCGAGCCAGGCCGCCGCGGCGGCGGCCGCCTCCGGCGCGTCGGGCCAGCGGAGGGAGTCCAGGACCGCGCGGGCGCCCGACCCCAGGCGGATCTCGCCGCGTGGCCCGACCGCCTCCAGGATCTCGAAGCGGACCGGCCCCGCCAGACAAGCCGGCGGGCCGGCGCGCGAGGCCGCGCGGGCCGGCGCCGGACCCACGGCCGCGAGCGCCGCCAGCACCGTCACGACTTGCCGGGTCGCCGTTGCGAGGATCGCCTGCACGGGCAGATCATGCGCCGGGCGCGCGCATCCGCCAATGGGTGCGGTTGGCCTGCGGCAGGGAGGATGCTATGCAGCCGGCGGTCGTCTCCGTAGCTCAGCTGGACAGAGCACAGGTTTCCTAGATCAGGTCGAATTGGGCGTCGCGCCGGGAAACCGC
The sequence above is drawn from the Methylobacterium mesophilicum SR1.6/6 genome and encodes:
- a CDS encoding thermonuclease family protein, with protein sequence MQAILATATRQVVTVLAALAAVGPAPARAASRAGPPACLAGPVRFEILEAVGPRGEIRLGSGARAVLDSLRWPDAPEAAAAAAAWLDGRRGARVAVVPRGQPDRWDRQRADIQLAEGDEDLAGGLIASGLAFAESGEADSLCRPALRVVEASARARRVGLWREPIPVATDGPALRALAGRFAIVEGDVRRVGERSARTYIDFGARGSDALTVTVSKRTWRMVRARGLSAALLEGRRVRVRGILEVWRGPTLEADADGIELVGETERPEAGPEKERGLRR